A single Gammaproteobacteria bacterium DNA region contains:
- a CDS encoding serine/threonine-protein kinase: MDDQTPEYIGKYKIVGIAGRGAMGVVYIGHDQLLDRKVAIKVATKADMGDEQAARQAFKMFLNEAQTAGALDHTHILKVYDAAELDNGMYMVMEYVDGADTLKSFIEPGKLLPVDVLTGYFRQCADALDYAHGRGVVHRDIKPANLMLTSDGKVKIGDFGIARRVQADQTQVMGWFGSPMYMSPEQARDEEITGQSDLFSLGSVMYELLSGSPPFVARGISGLIHKVLHEEPKPLRERRPEVPEKLAAIVHRCLQKDKDKRYQTGAEIVRDLDAFLAGGEAEPEPSAEEKLELLKALSFFEGYSPAMIKEVLKVAQWRFFSADSVLVREDYQEPGFFIIAEGQLSVSRDDRQVGAVQAGECAGEIGYLTGEKRPITVKALTKVKAFFIEAKLTDWASLPLQMRLQRSFQSVLIDHLIQAYERLARYKA, translated from the coding sequence GTGGACGATCAGACGCCGGAATACATCGGCAAATACAAAATCGTCGGCATCGCCGGCCGCGGCGCCATGGGCGTGGTCTACATCGGTCACGATCAGCTGCTGGATCGCAAGGTCGCCATCAAGGTGGCCACCAAGGCCGACATGGGCGATGAGCAGGCCGCCCGCCAGGCGTTCAAAATGTTTCTGAATGAGGCGCAGACGGCCGGCGCGCTGGATCACACCCACATCCTCAAGGTGTATGACGCGGCCGAACTCGACAACGGCATGTATATGGTGATGGAGTATGTCGACGGCGCGGACACACTCAAATCCTTCATCGAGCCCGGCAAGCTGCTGCCCGTCGACGTGCTGACCGGATATTTCCGCCAGTGCGCGGACGCGCTGGACTACGCCCACGGCCGCGGCGTCGTGCATCGCGACATCAAGCCCGCCAACCTCATGCTCACGAGCGACGGCAAGGTCAAGATCGGCGACTTTGGCATCGCCCGGCGCGTGCAGGCCGACCAGACCCAGGTCATGGGCTGGTTCGGTTCGCCCATGTACATGTCGCCGGAACAGGCGCGCGATGAGGAAATCACCGGCCAGTCCGATCTGTTCTCGCTGGGTTCGGTGATGTACGAACTGCTGAGCGGTTCGCCGCCGTTCGTCGCGCGCGGCATTTCCGGGTTGATCCACAAGGTGTTGCATGAGGAGCCCAAACCGCTGCGCGAACGGCGGCCGGAGGTGCCGGAAAAACTGGCGGCCATCGTCCACCGCTGCCTGCAAAAGGACAAGGACAAGCGTTATCAGACCGGCGCCGAAATCGTCCGCGATCTGGACGCCTTTCTCGCCGGCGGAGAGGCCGAGCCGGAACCCTCGGCCGAGGAGAAACTTGAGCTGCTGAAGGCGCTGTCCTTTTTTGAGGGGTACTCGCCGGCAATGATCAAGGAAGTGCTGAAGGTGGCGCAGTGGAGGTTTTTCTCCGCCGATTCTGTGCTGGTCCGGGAGGATTATCAGGAGCCGGGGTTCTTCATCATCGCCGAGGGGCAATTGAGCGTGTCGCGCGATGACCGTCAGGTTGGCGCGGTGCAGGCGGGGGAATGCGCGGGCGAGATTGGATATCTGACGGGTGAGAAACGACCCATCACCGTCAAGGCGCTTACCAAGGTCAAGGCATTTTTCATCGAGGCCAAGCTGACTGATTGGGCCTCCCTGCCGCTGCAAATGCGCCTTCAACGCTCGTTTCAATCGGTGCTCATCGATCACCTGATACAGGCCTATGAGCGCCTGGCGCGTTACAAGGCTTAA
- a CDS encoding glycerate kinase, translated as MKIVLAPDSFKENLTSLEVAGEIEKGIRRVFPKARCVKVPVADGGEGTVQSLVDATGGRLVRCRVKAPLGNIVTARYGLLGDGRTAIIEMAEASGLHLVPRGRRNPMLTSTYGTGQLLLDALRRGVRTIIIGIGGSATNDGGAGMAQALGARFLDGRGRPIAGTARGGMLDKIRAIDVSGMNARLRRVKIMVACDVTNPLYGPRGASHVYGRQKGATPVMAAKLDRNLRHFARLIRRDLGTDVSRRPGAGAAGGLGAGLMAFTRAQLKRGIELVIKATRLESHMKGADLAITGEGRVDFQTAFGKTPSGVAKAARRHGVPVVAIGGGLADDARGVFAHGIDGLESATPDAMPLEEAIRKSRQYLQDAGERVARLILIGRRMRRPRKR; from the coding sequence ATGAAAATCGTGCTTGCGCCGGATTCATTCAAGGAGAATCTCACTTCACTGGAGGTGGCCGGTGAGATCGAAAAGGGCATACGGCGGGTGTTTCCGAAGGCCCGCTGCGTCAAGGTGCCGGTGGCCGACGGCGGCGAGGGCACCGTGCAGTCGCTGGTGGACGCGACCGGCGGCCGCCTGGTGCGCTGCCGGGTCAAGGCACCGCTCGGCAACATCGTGACCGCGCGCTACGGTCTGCTCGGCGATGGGCGCACCGCGATCATCGAAATGGCCGAGGCCTCCGGACTGCATCTGGTGCCACGCGGTCGGCGCAACCCCATGCTGACCAGCACCTATGGTACGGGCCAGCTGCTGCTGGATGCGTTGCGCCGCGGCGTGCGCACCATCATCATCGGCATTGGCGGCTCGGCGACGAACGACGGCGGCGCCGGCATGGCCCAGGCACTGGGCGCGCGTTTTCTGGACGGGAGGGGCCGGCCTATTGCCGGGACCGCCCGCGGCGGTATGCTCGACAAGATTCGCGCCATAGATGTCAGCGGCATGAACGCGCGCCTGCGCCGCGTGAAAATCATGGTTGCGTGCGATGTGACCAATCCGTTGTACGGACCGCGGGGCGCCTCGCATGTGTACGGCCGGCAAAAGGGCGCGACGCCGGTGATGGCAGCAAAGCTGGACCGCAATCTCCGGCATTTTGCGAGGCTCATCCGGCGCGATCTCGGCACGGACGTCTCCCGGCGGCCCGGCGCCGGCGCCGCCGGCGGCCTGGGCGCGGGCCTCATGGCCTTCACCCGCGCGCAACTCAAGCGCGGCATTGAACTCGTGATCAAGGCCACCCGACTCGAGTCGCATATGAAAGGCGCCGATCTCGCCATCACCGGCGAGGGGCGCGTGGATTTCCAGACCGCCTTCGGCAAGACCCCCTCGGGCGTCGCCAAGGCGGCGCGGCGTCACGGCGTGCCGGTCGTCGCCATCGGCGGCGGGCTTGCGGATGACGCCCGCGGCGTGTTCGCGCACGGCATCGACGGCCTGGAGTCGGCCACGCCCGACGCCATGCCATTGGAGGAGGCCATCCGCAAGTCACGGCAGTATCTGCAGGATGCCGGCGAGCGTGTTGCCCGGCTTATTTTGATCGGGCGTCGCATGCGACGCCCGCGGAAACGGTGA
- a CDS encoding FHA domain-containing protein, which produces MGKSLRRLIRPSASLHLTIEGREYCFHNPLDFEFALAGRKFLPVNKLMEWMQQPPAMLYKEVINLKSVEGRFLEIVKACLANPAAAGTLLRELEPEQFSTDYHWREIITALREGGDERDAYRRIALAKYLQYLSTRHELMQDLFEFKTNLPAEESPKTHAAAPAVVDTGETAIFEEAPPPAEPSRLYNPFERLPHGQAVLLRLEAGKPVDLLLARHHFKLFAGKTYRLVDEHGNFYLLHPGKNVLGRQRGSDVTLNNDFRSISRQHVIIEPISDNVARLTDVSAHGTFLPPQFLTIH; this is translated from the coding sequence ATGGGAAAAAGTTTGCGGCGGTTGATACGGCCGTCGGCGAGCCTGCATTTGACAATCGAAGGGCGCGAATATTGTTTTCACAACCCCCTCGATTTTGAATTCGCCCTTGCCGGCCGCAAATTTCTGCCGGTCAACAAATTGATGGAGTGGATGCAACAGCCGCCGGCGATGCTGTACAAGGAGGTCATCAATCTAAAAAGCGTCGAGGGGCGCTTCCTGGAGATCGTGAAGGCCTGTTTGGCGAATCCGGCTGCCGCCGGCACGTTGCTCCGGGAACTGGAGCCGGAACAATTTTCCACGGATTACCATTGGCGCGAGATCATCACTGCGCTCCGGGAAGGCGGTGACGAACGCGACGCCTACCGCCGCATCGCGCTCGCCAAATATCTGCAATACCTGAGCACGCGGCACGAACTGATGCAGGACCTCTTCGAGTTCAAGACCAACCTGCCCGCTGAGGAGTCGCCGAAGACACACGCGGCAGCGCCCGCGGTCGTCGATACCGGGGAAACCGCCATCTTCGAAGAGGCGCCGCCGCCCGCCGAACCCTCCCGGTTGTACAACCCCTTCGAGCGCCTCCCGCATGGGCAGGCGGTGTTGCTGCGCCTGGAGGCCGGCAAACCGGTGGACCTGCTGCTCGCCCGCCATCACTTCAAATTATTTGCCGGCAAGACTTACCGGCTGGTCGATGAACACGGCAACTTCTATCTGCTGCACCCTGGCAAAAACGTGCTGGGGCGGCAACGCGGCAGCGACGTGACCCTGAACAACGATTTCCGTTCCATTTCACGGCAGCACGTCATCATCGAGCCGATCAGCGACAACGTGGCCCGCCTGACCGACGTCTCCGCGCACGGCACCTTCCTGCCGCCGCAATTCCTCACCATTCATTAA
- a CDS encoding insulinase family protein, translating to MANPGVTPLSNLDCHAPDITAMRNFSILSRRFSILLAAVLGLFGGTAQALAPPAETIVQSPHDQRQYEYLELPNKMRVLLISDAKTDRAAAALEVGIGSSSDPDDRLGLAHFLEHMLFLGTQKYPQAGEYQDFITAHGGNHNAFTAYEETNFHFDIDKRYLEPALDRFSQFFIAPLFTAEYVAREKNAVDSEYQARIKEDERRGYSVLQQLLNPAHPMSRFTVGNLTTLADRDGRPVRDELLRFYHDHYSANLMTLTVLGAEPLPVLKRWVTERFSAVRNTGAEPRQVNVPPVLAGQLPVRVNIEPVKDERELQLIFPLPEVRSHYRSKPLYYIGNLLGHEGPGSLLSLLKKRGWGDQLSAGTVVDNRTESAFAVSIKLSETGLAHADDVVGLVFQDIALLRAHGVEAWRYQEQARLAEIGFEFQQDPPPLETVIALAGDLQRVDVRDVLRADFLMEHYDESLIRGYLDKLTPGNAIVAVLAHGPKMDRQDPWYHTAYQVVHPSPQQLATWRNSTVDTALVLPEKNPFIPENTAVLPLAADVTPVPARIDQQPGFELWFKQDDFFRLPIADFYFSVRSPVANDSAAHSALTTLYTRLISDQLNEYAYPAQLAGLSYKIYPHVRGFTVRISGYNDKQALLLEQIARTLRTPEIDGARFAAIKDVYLRELANVRREDPYEQTMGEVSKLLVRPSWSEEDRIRAGQSLTPADLRAFIPQLLSRVYVIAMAHGNLDRPHAIALAAILQKELVQPAQPVTVASAKVVRLNDGVRYVRDLSIDHPDSSLAAYFQGEDQTAGSHARVELLAQVVSAPFYSDLRTEQQLGYVVSASTLPLLDVPGMVFLVQSPRVSAAALEQHIETFLRDYRPRLAAMSDAEFRRQKQGVIARILTQDDSLTTRTDRYWKELDLQQYHFDTREQIVQAVLRMSKEDLLAAYDRILLAPDRRRLLVRNLGKNHAPVAAVESAGSESILEPDTFATGKRFFEIKGSQS from the coding sequence ATGGCGAACCCCGGCGTGACTCCGTTGTCCAACCTTGATTGCCACGCCCCGGACATAACCGCCATGCGCAATTTTTCCATCCTGTCACGCCGCTTTTCAATCCTGCTTGCGGCGGTACTGGGCCTGTTTGGCGGCACAGCCCAGGCGCTCGCACCGCCGGCGGAGACGATTGTTCAGAGCCCGCATGACCAGCGTCAATACGAATACCTCGAACTTCCCAACAAGATGCGCGTGCTGCTCATTTCCGACGCCAAGACGGATCGGGCGGCGGCGGCATTGGAGGTCGGCATCGGCAGCAGCAGCGATCCCGATGATCGCCTGGGGCTGGCGCACTTCCTGGAGCACATGTTGTTCCTGGGCACCCAAAAATATCCGCAGGCGGGCGAATACCAGGACTTCATCACCGCGCACGGCGGCAATCACAACGCCTTCACCGCTTATGAGGAAACCAATTTTCATTTCGACATCGACAAGCGCTATCTCGAACCGGCGTTGGATCGATTCAGCCAGTTTTTCATCGCGCCGCTGTTCACCGCGGAATATGTCGCGCGCGAGAAAAACGCCGTGGACTCGGAATACCAGGCGCGCATCAAGGAGGACGAGAGGCGCGGCTATTCCGTGCTCCAGCAACTGCTCAATCCCGCGCACCCGATGTCGCGCTTCACGGTCGGCAACCTGACCACGCTGGCCGACCGCGATGGCCGGCCGGTGCGCGATGAACTGCTGCGCTTCTACCACGACCATTATTCCGCCAACCTGATGACGCTGACGGTGCTCGGCGCCGAGCCGCTGCCGGTGCTCAAGCGCTGGGTGACGGAAAGATTCAGCGCCGTGCGCAACACCGGCGCGGAACCCCGCCAGGTGAACGTGCCGCCCGTACTGGCGGGACAGCTTCCGGTGCGCGTCAACATCGAACCGGTCAAGGATGAACGCGAACTGCAATTGATCTTTCCACTGCCGGAGGTGCGCAGCCACTATCGCAGCAAACCGCTGTACTACATCGGCAACCTGCTGGGTCACGAAGGACCGGGCAGCCTGCTGTCGCTGCTCAAAAAACGCGGCTGGGGCGATCAGCTGTCCGCCGGCACCGTGGTGGACAACCGCACCGAATCGGCATTCGCCGTCTCGATCAAGCTGAGCGAGACGGGGCTGGCGCACGCGGATGACGTGGTGGGACTGGTGTTCCAGGACATCGCCCTGCTGCGCGCGCACGGCGTCGAAGCCTGGCGCTACCAGGAGCAGGCCCGGCTGGCCGAGATCGGCTTTGAATTCCAACAGGACCCGCCGCCGCTGGAAACCGTGATCGCGCTCGCCGGGGACTTGCAGCGGGTGGACGTCCGCGACGTGCTGCGCGCCGACTTTCTCATGGAACATTATGATGAATCCCTGATCCGCGGCTACCTCGACAAGCTGACGCCGGGAAACGCCATCGTCGCGGTGCTTGCGCACGGCCCGAAGATGGACAGGCAGGACCCCTGGTATCACACCGCCTACCAGGTGGTGCACCCTTCGCCGCAGCAACTGGCGACATGGCGGAATTCCACGGTGGACACGGCGCTGGTCCTGCCGGAGAAGAACCCGTTCATTCCCGAAAACACCGCGGTGCTGCCGCTGGCGGCGGATGTCACGCCGGTGCCGGCGCGCATCGACCAGCAACCGGGGTTCGAATTGTGGTTCAAGCAGGATGACTTTTTCCGCCTGCCGATCGCGGATTTTTATTTTTCCGTGCGATCGCCGGTGGCCAACGACAGCGCCGCCCACTCCGCCCTTACCACGCTGTACACACGCCTCATCAGCGATCAATTGAACGAATACGCCTACCCCGCGCAACTGGCGGGGCTGAGCTATAAAATATACCCGCATGTCCGCGGTTTCACGGTGCGCATCTCCGGATACAACGACAAGCAGGCCCTGCTGTTGGAGCAGATCGCCCGCACCCTGCGCACGCCCGAGATCGACGGGGCGCGCTTCGCGGCGATCAAGGATGTCTATCTCCGCGAACTGGCCAACGTGCGCCGCGAGGATCCCTACGAGCAAACCATGGGCGAGGTGTCCAAGCTGCTGGTGCGTCCCTCCTGGAGTGAGGAGGATCGGATCCGGGCCGGGCAGTCGCTGACGCCCGCAGATCTCCGTGCCTTCATTCCACAGCTGTTGAGCAGGGTCTATGTCATCGCCATGGCCCACGGCAATCTGGATCGCCCCCATGCCATCGCCCTGGCTGCGATCTTGCAGAAGGAACTGGTGCAACCGGCGCAACCGGTGACGGTGGCCAGCGCCAAGGTCGTGCGTCTGAATGACGGCGTGCGTTATGTCCGCGACCTTTCCATCGATCATCCGGATTCCTCCCTCGCCGCCTATTTCCAGGGCGAGGATCAAACCGCCGGGAGCCACGCGCGCGTGGAGTTGCTGGCCCAGGTGGTGAGCGCGCCTTTCTACAGTGATCTGCGCACGGAGCAGCAGCTGGGTTACGTGGTATCGGCGAGTACGCTGCCGCTCCTCGATGTACCGGGCATGGTCTTTCTCGTGCAGTCCCCCCGCGTGTCGGCGGCCGCTTTGGAGCAGCACATCGAGACTTTTTTGCGCGATTACCGCCCGCGTCTGGCCGCCATGAGCGACGCCGAATTCCGGCGTCAGAAACAGGGCGTCATTGCGCGCATCCTGACGCAGGATGACAGCCTGACGACGCGTACTGATCGCTACTGGAAGGAACTCGACCTGCAGCAGTACCACTTCGACACCCGAGAACAGATCGTTCAGGCGGTGTTGCGCATGAGTAAAGAAGATCTGCTGGCCGCCTATGATCGGATACTGCTGGCACCGGATCGCCGGCGTCTGCTGGTGCGAAATCTGGGTAAAAACCATGCGCCGGTGGCGGCCGTGGAATCGGCGGGTTCGGAATCCATCCTCGAACCGGACACCTTTGCCACAGGCAAGCGTTTCTTCGAGATCAAAGGCTCGCAATCCTGA
- a CDS encoding valine--pyruvate transaminase yields MKFSLFGQRLGGRSAIRELMEDLGTALTGGREVCMLGGGNPAHIPAVLERLRERWLEMAQDSAVFARMIGDYDAPQGERGFIEALADLLRRTYGWTLNPRNILLTHGSQSAFFLLFNLFAGPHADGRLRRIFLPLTPEYVGYGDIGVHEDFLIARRPRITLLDAPYFKYHLDLHDLPAAEEVGAICLSRPANPTGNVVTDAELAQLHALARRWDVPLIVDGAYGLPFPDIVFTAAEPHWDEQVVLCLSLSKLGLPAARTGIIIAAEPIIDMLTGMNAVLHLATGSVGAALACDWVRSGEILTLSREHIRPYYRQRLDHALQTVQRALRGCEYRVHQPEGAIFLWLWFPQLSITSCELYRRLKARGVLVLPGHYFFPGLPDDPRDPWPHRHECIRLTYAQEEAMVEHGIGILAEEIKRACSD; encoded by the coding sequence TTGAAATTTTCCCTGTTCGGACAGCGGCTCGGCGGCCGTTCGGCCATCCGCGAGTTGATGGAGGATCTGGGCACAGCGCTCACCGGTGGCCGCGAGGTGTGCATGCTGGGCGGCGGTAATCCCGCCCACATTCCGGCGGTGCTGGAACGGTTGCGCGAACGCTGGCTGGAGATGGCGCAAGACTCCGCCGTCTTTGCCCGCATGATCGGCGATTATGACGCGCCCCAGGGCGAGCGCGGGTTCATCGAGGCGCTGGCCGATCTGTTACGGCGCACCTATGGCTGGACGCTGAATCCGCGCAATATCCTGCTTACGCACGGCAGCCAGTCGGCGTTTTTCCTGCTCTTCAATCTGTTCGCCGGTCCACACGCCGATGGCAGGCTGCGCCGCATTTTTCTGCCGCTGACGCCGGAGTACGTCGGCTACGGTGACATCGGCGTACATGAGGACTTTTTAATTGCCCGACGGCCGCGGATAACCCTGCTGGATGCGCCCTATTTCAAATACCACCTCGACCTGCACGACCTGCCGGCGGCGGAGGAGGTCGGCGCGATCTGCCTGTCGCGCCCGGCCAATCCCACCGGCAACGTGGTGACCGACGCGGAACTGGCGCAACTGCATGCGCTGGCCCGTCGTTGGGATGTGCCGTTGATTGTCGATGGCGCCTATGGCCTGCCGTTCCCGGATATCGTGTTTACCGCCGCAGAGCCGCACTGGGATGAGCAGGTGGTTCTCTGCCTGAGCCTGTCGAAATTGGGGCTGCCCGCCGCGCGCACGGGTATCATCATCGCCGCCGAGCCGATCATCGACATGCTGACTGGCATGAACGCCGTGCTGCATCTCGCCACCGGCAGCGTGGGCGCGGCGCTGGCCTGCGACTGGGTGAGGAGCGGCGAGATTCTCACCCTGTCGCGCGAACACATCCGGCCCTACTACCGTCAGCGCCTCGATCACGCCTTGCAGACGGTGCAGCGGGCGTTGCGGGGTTGCGAATACCGCGTGCACCAGCCGGAGGGCGCGATCTTCCTCTGGCTGTGGTTTCCACAACTGTCCATCACGAGCTGCGAGTTGTACCGGCGCCTGAAGGCACGCGGCGTGCTGGTGTTGCCGGGGCATTATTTTTTCCCGGGCCTGCCGGATGACCCGCGCGATCCCTGGCCCCACCGGCACGAGTGCATCCGGCTGACCTATGCGCAGGAGGAGGCCATGGTGGAGCACGGGATCGGCATTCTGGCTGAAGAAATCAAGCGCGCCTGTTCAGATTGA
- a CDS encoding aldo/keto reductase — MKRTITGMNLSVNAIGLGAMPLSLDRRPDEAQAMEVIRAFVDGGGDFIDTANVYCIDNDDIGHNERLIAGALAKLGRREKVTVATKGGLTRPRGDWETDGRPVFIRASCERSLRDLHTDGIALYQLHAFDPKVPMEDTVGELVRLQTEGKIRHIGLSNVRAAQLEAALGMARIVSVQNRCNVLEQKDFRNGLVALCGRLGVTYIPHSPVGGYFGHRQLGAHALLQKLAVAHDCSPQVIALAWLLARGDHILPIPGASRPASIRDSLTATHLTLTEEEMRSLDAMSG, encoded by the coding sequence ATGAAACGCACCATCACCGGGATGAATTTGAGCGTGAATGCCATTGGCCTCGGCGCCATGCCACTGTCATTGGACCGCCGGCCCGATGAGGCGCAGGCCATGGAAGTCATCCGCGCCTTCGTCGACGGCGGCGGGGATTTCATCGATACCGCGAACGTCTATTGCATCGATAACGACGACATCGGCCACAATGAGCGGCTGATTGCGGGCGCGCTCGCCAAGCTGGGCCGCCGCGAGAAGGTGACGGTGGCGACCAAGGGCGGTCTCACGCGTCCGCGCGGCGACTGGGAGACCGACGGACGCCCCGTATTCATCCGCGCCTCCTGCGAGCGCAGCCTGCGTGACCTCCATACGGATGGCATCGCCCTGTATCAATTGCATGCCTTCGACCCGAAGGTGCCCATGGAAGACACCGTGGGTGAACTCGTACGTCTCCAGACGGAGGGCAAGATTCGCCATATCGGCCTGTCGAACGTGCGCGCGGCGCAATTGGAGGCCGCGCTGGGCATGGCCCGCATCGTGTCGGTGCAGAACCGCTGCAATGTGCTGGAGCAGAAGGACTTCCGCAATGGACTGGTGGCCCTGTGCGGCCGCCTTGGTGTGACCTATATTCCCCACAGCCCGGTCGGCGGCTACTTCGGTCACCGGCAATTGGGCGCACACGCGCTGCTGCAAAAACTCGCCGTGGCTCATGACTGTTCCCCGCAGGTCATTGCATTGGCCTGGCTGCTCGCCAGGGGGGATCACATCCTGCCGATTCCCGGTGCCAGCCGCCCCGCCAGCATTCGTGACAGCCTCACTGCGACGCATCTCACGCTGACAGAGGAGGAAATGCGCTCGCTGGATGCCATGTCCGGTTAG
- a CDS encoding sensor domain-containing diguanylate cyclase yields the protein MSATQNAGEAELRQRLDAFLAAARENEITLKKFQTLELELMSSADLPTLLERLLRNAPERFDCDVVSLEIFDPQFEIQRMLIEISRTLESQVLEIIYHDNQHHFVALYEGLTIPVLGSYDPKRHGDCFRTTGVTAPASVALLPLMRGQEYLGSLNLGSRQVDRFETGSATDFLQHIAAVIALALENACNREQLKHLGLIDPLTGINNRRYFDQRLPEEVARARRARTPLSCLFIDIDHFKRINDQHGHLVGDEVLRTAALRIREQLRSIDFVARYGGEEFTVLLSNTPDKLAREVAERIRLRIAGAPVNLMDQATLSLTVSVGVGSLKNFPTDQAAGALAAQLVKQADTALYNAKSAGRNRIA from the coding sequence ATGTCCGCCACACAAAATGCCGGTGAAGCCGAACTGAGACAACGGCTGGATGCATTCCTGGCCGCCGCCCGGGAGAACGAAATCACGCTGAAAAAATTCCAGACGCTGGAGCTGGAATTGATGAGCAGCGCCGATTTGCCCACGCTGCTCGAACGTCTGTTACGCAATGCACCCGAGCGCTTTGATTGTGACGTCGTCTCGCTCGAGATCTTTGATCCGCAATTTGAAATCCAGCGCATGTTGATCGAGATCAGCCGCACGCTGGAAAGCCAGGTGCTGGAGATTATTTATCACGACAACCAGCATCATTTCGTGGCGCTCTATGAGGGCCTGACCATACCCGTCCTCGGGTCGTATGACCCCAAGCGGCACGGCGACTGCTTCAGGACCACCGGCGTCACGGCGCCTGCCAGCGTGGCGCTGCTGCCCCTCATGCGCGGCCAGGAATACCTCGGCAGCCTGAACCTGGGCAGCCGGCAGGTGGATCGCTTCGAGACCGGCAGCGCCACGGATTTCCTCCAGCACATCGCCGCCGTCATCGCCCTGGCGCTGGAGAACGCCTGCAACCGCGAGCAACTCAAACATCTCGGCCTCATCGATCCGCTCACCGGCATCAACAACCGGCGTTATTTCGATCAGCGCCTGCCGGAGGAGGTCGCCCGCGCCCGGCGCGCACGCACGCCGCTCTCCTGCCTGTTCATCGACATCGATCATTTCAAGCGCATCAATGACCAGCACGGCCATCTCGTGGGTGATGAAGTCCTGCGCACGGCGGCCCTGCGCATCCGCGAACAGCTGCGCAGCATCGATTTTGTGGCGCGCTACGGCGGCGAGGAATTCACGGTGTTGCTGTCCAACACGCCGGACAAGCTGGCGCGCGAGGTCGCCGAACGCATACGGCTGCGCATCGCCGGCGCGCCAGTCAACCTCATGGATCAGGCCACCCTCTCGCTGACCGTGTCCGTCGGCGTCGGCTCGCTGAAAAATTTTCCCACGGATCAGGCCGCCGGCGCCTTGGCGGCGCAATTGGTGAAGCAGGCGGACACGGCGCTCTACAACGCCAAGAGCGCCGGCCGCAATCGTATCGCCTGA